The following proteins are encoded in a genomic region of Lujinxingia vulgaris:
- a CDS encoding PPC domain-containing protein, producing MQRPPLRNWTPDAQNLRRWFTLVMLSSFTLFAAACGPDDDPQVTNLCEDVTCERGVCEAGECVNAGECAIDEDCVDGFFCGDDNVCQEASCEDVTCERGECSEATGQCENAPACAISTQDEDCLDGFVCSVNLCVTEEAFCEELACEDSRGVCSVDERACVNAENCEGSDQLCADGFFCAEDNTCQANQCDENDECARGVCDPASGACVDPEVCSAEDDCTDGSYCVAGSCQPEADACAACEGNQICNYDADALSVSCEENPAGCSSAFDCAGDRACQGGICVDPVACVPDALEPNDDADNATDLANAEGGVTAAGICASDVDVFTFNTLGRGLVRGTLVVDVRTASEDRGLGQLEVAIFGVDGTELSRQTTNEVGVASFARLRNAAQMGVHRIEVRDAGEVRDPGVRYEIFADVVPEAVAQVCADAVVLEDGDTASGDTSDSTSYQIQPSCAEEGSTAGERIFTFEVAERSRVELNLRPSSQVELTLSLRTTCESAFSEQACQFTSGAGVIQRIRQTLDPGTYFAVVKGPSNNTGGNFNIDLSIDPLVCSPGAAVCLDEGASRVCNAQGTGFEEETCLDGCVAETGLCERPDGDTCLNPIDASGGFSGIIDWGVYEDEVSLDGGDVEAGESCMSAGQASRTFGPEVVYSVNLPAGHALQANLITTSDHAALFVVEDCADADLSCLAAQTSATELLDGRFEQELVYTNETTGIQNVLVVASSSTTPTGDSEIRITSGEVICAPNVAQCDGDALVRCNAAGTNLIEERTCTFGCNPEGELLEEETDDEPALYGGTCNPGTNQICRNAIDILAEGGMFEGAIQDYSNDLDPDDSANPTGCTGRRATGGDATFFVDASAGDVITARLNTEFDASLWITTDCSRAAETCLAGSDSGVAAEEFVQLTAPRDGRYFIIVDSQSGEEGLFTLEATVALPTCTPGELLGCADADTLAYCGPKGAPANFACAGGCTGSTCNSPRGDACFDAIPAVDGDVFAGSFNGRSNTLEIPGEVLGACDFSNSDDTYYAGDPVLGPDAIYSVALEAGQALEVSGVNNSFSGVYYILTECGAAQSCSDNSVRGENPSLVHFAEQDETVYVVASRYNARSSSSEGYVLNFKVVDVTCTRGERRCMDSVTAEVCTAAGYWESFECPTGCTDGVCANAPANTCADAQVVTETSTFSNSFAQLENTIEVEPNTAPNGCFAEYTSSLDTGGPDAFYEVRLSAGDKLDVRSSGGSHVLYVQSTCGEFNSCLASNSGSSTSLNQELTYIAEQDETVFVVLDTLFSSSSDFEVYFGITPTNAGCTTGDAYCMADGETLAVCDSNGGYNAYRCTDGCANDRCGTPDARICEDAVTLTAGQTYRGDFNGTASVPLDLAAQGQCDFASLVGEAEDYGDWITRVHAVDVRQGELLTAKLRSRADDFFMYITGECGQGTAACEALSDTGYSPEVSYLADQDETVYVVVSRADDASSGYYLLDVATQTPGCTPGTTQCLADGRTLGTCNDEGVFDIYPCGGTCSNGACDQPVGDACFDAIPLVTGQPTTGTFMGTNQIEPAEGQAGACAFENTFAGPETVYSIFVPAGQALTVELDTPVFGAYVYILGECGEANSCIALARNDRESTTTFVADRDRTVYVVVDKTGAVIDEREFALTADYQTPECTPGQQRCSGDGTSLQICNEFNFFETYACNSGSCSAGRCETPNGQSCQDALPLELDQFTTLTQGSVNWLDSGESDSGACSISGSNPVGEAYRYVDLEEGDVLDVVVDRATNFFMELMILEDCFDLNSCQVSDALSTSSGGEVRYVADQARRVYVVLDDDSEWGSQELYATVTPAECSEGERRCNAESGNIQVCNEFGIYEDDYQCDGACTEALTCETPKGDRCFDGIPLPGDGVAVSDNVSGLSNEIGFSSGTYGACTFDHSATSGYDRIYSVQASAGDVLRVNYSTTDTSSFFYVLSECGQIDSCLANGHFRAGAKDVFIPITEDGTYYIVADRQSSSTTKNYTLEVEVTQPDCIATGVTRCTPEGTGVEYCNAYGVLEVTECNGQCVNDRCEAPTGGTCGDAITVVPGQVYTGDFSGQNNLGAYNTESTGVCEFPSTNETHGADTFYEVSLRAGDVMLVNFTSNASEGMAYLVEDCRDIGTCLAQGVSSGTSSTPRGFEYIAEEDKTVFIVVDRRATSTSTSTYELSVELTALNSCTPGTTACSADGTSIEYCDDRGIERSYACAGGCVAGQCSPPEGNLCFDAIPVTSGQTLDHDLEGATNSFEFGVNSGCYLSERFEPIGPDRVYSIELSAGDRLDVDFEASSYNADNILMYVLDSCTGQVDNTCRTAAFGNWDLSFVADQSQTYYVVVDELRSSPSTTVSRTLTFNVTPAQNGEVCLPGESRCEGGTVSICNAEGTGFDTQATCEFGCERDFCAGPAEPNDTCADALLISGPTVIYDDFSEFENDYGGYSNRCGSSSASGRDAVYRLEMDPGQVVRVRARSTRNTVEPQVSIVEDCENMEACLANDRNEPDAVAEFFSATGGTYYAVVDGSSSLQEMYIVEFDFDVADCSPGEQVCLDATTLEYCTETGVFDTIECPLGCSSDACNLPANNTCEGAIDAGEGLELTVDMDDFTRNYDPDLGSGVACTGRQGDGPDMVYYVDAQKNDVINATTGNSDFWRVLWITTDCSDPATMANECVAGTNARFSSDASLSYRVPTAGRYYIIVDSYDSVLDEVTGTLDIDISVDRALCQPTEGFCDENGNLNFCAADGSGFITQTCASGCADGSCTPPVGNVCPDAVPLTSGVAYVGDFANYTNHFDPGYEGCTGFDAPGADAVFSVQLDAGETLTATVENVADATNDMALYLISDCGDERASCQAGSDRPGEGAESVTFTATEAGVYYLVTDTWIEGASGEFEITATVN from the coding sequence ATGCAGCGGCCCCCCCTTCGGAACTGGACACCAGACGCGCAGAATCTGCGCCGGTGGTTCACGCTCGTGATGCTGAGTAGCTTCACACTTTTTGCCGCAGCCTGCGGCCCCGACGACGACCCCCAGGTGACCAACCTCTGCGAAGACGTCACCTGTGAGCGGGGCGTCTGCGAGGCCGGTGAGTGTGTCAACGCCGGCGAATGTGCCATCGACGAAGATTGCGTCGATGGCTTTTTCTGTGGCGACGACAACGTCTGCCAGGAAGCCAGCTGCGAGGACGTGACCTGCGAGCGCGGTGAGTGCTCCGAGGCCACCGGCCAATGCGAAAACGCCCCGGCCTGCGCCATCTCCACCCAGGATGAAGACTGCCTCGACGGCTTCGTCTGCTCCGTAAACCTCTGCGTCACCGAAGAGGCCTTCTGCGAAGAACTCGCCTGTGAAGACAGCCGCGGGGTCTGCTCGGTGGACGAGCGCGCCTGTGTGAACGCCGAGAACTGCGAGGGCTCCGACCAGCTCTGCGCCGACGGGTTCTTCTGCGCCGAAGACAACACCTGTCAGGCCAACCAGTGTGACGAAAACGACGAGTGTGCCCGCGGCGTCTGTGACCCCGCCAGCGGCGCATGCGTCGACCCCGAAGTGTGCTCGGCGGAAGACGACTGCACCGACGGCTCCTACTGCGTGGCGGGCAGCTGCCAGCCCGAGGCCGACGCCTGTGCGGCCTGCGAAGGCAACCAGATCTGCAACTACGACGCCGACGCGCTCAGCGTGAGCTGCGAAGAGAACCCGGCTGGCTGCTCCAGCGCCTTTGACTGCGCCGGTGACCGCGCCTGCCAGGGCGGCATCTGTGTCGACCCGGTGGCCTGTGTGCCCGATGCGCTTGAGCCCAACGACGACGCCGACAACGCCACCGACCTGGCCAACGCCGAGGGCGGCGTGACCGCCGCCGGCATCTGCGCGAGCGACGTCGACGTCTTCACCTTCAACACGCTCGGCCGCGGCCTTGTGCGCGGCACCCTTGTGGTGGACGTGCGCACCGCCTCCGAAGATCGGGGCCTGGGCCAGCTGGAAGTCGCTATCTTTGGCGTCGACGGCACCGAGCTCAGCCGCCAGACCACCAATGAGGTGGGCGTGGCCTCGTTTGCGCGCCTTCGCAACGCGGCCCAGATGGGCGTGCACCGCATCGAGGTTCGCGATGCTGGCGAGGTCCGCGATCCGGGCGTGCGCTACGAGATCTTTGCCGATGTGGTGCCCGAGGCCGTCGCCCAGGTCTGCGCCGACGCCGTCGTGCTCGAAGACGGCGACACCGCCAGCGGCGACACCTCCGACAGCACCAGCTACCAGATCCAGCCCTCCTGCGCCGAAGAGGGCAGCACCGCGGGTGAGCGCATCTTCACCTTCGAGGTTGCCGAGCGCAGCCGCGTCGAGCTCAACCTTCGCCCCTCCTCCCAGGTCGAGCTGACCCTCTCCTTGCGCACCACCTGCGAGTCCGCGTTCAGCGAGCAGGCCTGCCAGTTCACCTCCGGCGCCGGCGTCATCCAGCGCATCCGCCAGACGCTTGACCCGGGCACCTACTTCGCCGTGGTCAAAGGCCCGAGCAACAACACGGGCGGCAACTTCAACATCGATCTGAGCATCGACCCGTTGGTCTGCTCCCCCGGCGCCGCGGTCTGCCTGGATGAGGGCGCCTCCCGCGTCTGTAACGCTCAGGGCACCGGCTTTGAAGAAGAGACCTGCCTTGACGGCTGTGTGGCAGAGACCGGGCTGTGCGAGCGCCCCGACGGCGACACCTGCCTCAACCCCATCGACGCCTCGGGCGGCTTTTCCGGCATCATCGACTGGGGTGTTTACGAAGACGAAGTCAGCCTGGACGGCGGCGATGTCGAAGCTGGCGAGAGCTGCATGAGCGCCGGGCAGGCTTCGCGCACCTTCGGTCCGGAGGTCGTCTACTCAGTTAACCTTCCCGCCGGCCACGCCCTGCAGGCCAACCTCATCACCACCAGCGACCACGCCGCCCTCTTCGTCGTCGAAGACTGCGCCGACGCAGATCTGAGCTGCCTGGCCGCCCAGACCTCCGCCACCGAGCTTCTCGACGGTCGCTTTGAGCAGGAGCTGGTCTACACCAACGAGACCACAGGAATTCAGAATGTGTTGGTCGTGGCTTCGTCGTCGACGACACCGACCGGTGACTCCGAGATTCGCATCACCTCGGGTGAAGTGATCTGCGCGCCCAACGTCGCCCAGTGCGACGGCGATGCCCTGGTGCGTTGCAACGCCGCCGGCACCAACCTCATCGAAGAGCGCACCTGCACCTTCGGCTGCAACCCCGAAGGCGAGCTCCTCGAAGAAGAGACCGACGACGAGCCCGCTCTCTACGGCGGAACCTGCAACCCGGGGACCAACCAGATCTGCCGCAACGCCATCGACATCCTCGCCGAAGGCGGCATGTTTGAGGGCGCGATTCAGGACTACAGCAATGACCTTGACCCGGACGACAGCGCCAACCCCACCGGCTGCACCGGCCGTCGGGCCACCGGCGGCGACGCGACCTTCTTCGTCGACGCGTCGGCCGGCGACGTGATCACCGCGCGTCTTAACACTGAGTTTGACGCCTCACTCTGGATCACCACCGACTGCAGCCGCGCCGCCGAGACCTGCCTCGCGGGCAGCGACTCGGGTGTGGCCGCCGAAGAGTTTGTGCAGCTCACCGCCCCGCGCGATGGCCGCTACTTCATCATCGTCGACTCTCAGTCGGGCGAAGAAGGCCTCTTCACCCTGGAGGCCACCGTCGCCCTGCCCACCTGCACCCCGGGTGAGCTTCTGGGCTGCGCCGACGCCGACACCCTGGCCTACTGCGGCCCCAAAGGCGCCCCGGCCAACTTCGCCTGCGCCGGGGGTTGCACCGGCTCGACCTGCAACTCGCCGCGCGGCGATGCCTGCTTCGACGCCATCCCGGCCGTCGATGGCGATGTGTTCGCCGGTTCGTTCAACGGCCGCTCCAACACCCTGGAGATCCCCGGCGAGGTGCTCGGCGCCTGCGACTTCTCCAACTCGGATGACACCTACTACGCCGGCGACCCCGTGCTCGGCCCCGACGCCATCTATTCGGTGGCGCTTGAGGCCGGTCAGGCCCTGGAGGTCAGCGGTGTGAACAACTCCTTCAGCGGCGTTTACTACATCCTCACCGAGTGCGGCGCGGCCCAGAGCTGCTCCGATAACTCCGTGCGCGGCGAAAACCCCAGCCTGGTGCACTTCGCCGAGCAGGATGAGACGGTCTACGTGGTGGCGTCGCGCTACAACGCGCGCTCCTCCTCGTCGGAAGGCTACGTGCTCAACTTCAAGGTGGTCGACGTGACCTGCACCCGTGGCGAGCGCCGCTGCATGGACAGCGTCACCGCCGAGGTCTGCACCGCCGCCGGCTACTGGGAGAGCTTCGAGTGCCCCACCGGCTGCACCGATGGCGTGTGTGCCAACGCTCCGGCCAACACCTGCGCCGACGCTCAGGTTGTGACCGAGACGAGCACCTTCTCCAACAGCTTCGCGCAGCTTGAAAACACCATTGAAGTCGAGCCCAACACCGCCCCCAATGGTTGCTTCGCCGAGTACACCTCCTCTCTGGACACCGGCGGGCCGGACGCCTTCTACGAAGTGCGTCTGAGCGCCGGCGACAAGCTCGACGTTCGCAGTTCGGGCGGCTCGCACGTCCTCTACGTGCAGAGCACCTGTGGTGAGTTCAACTCCTGCCTTGCCAGCAACAGCGGCTCCAGCACCTCGCTCAACCAGGAGCTGACCTACATCGCCGAGCAGGACGAGACGGTCTTCGTGGTCCTCGATACCCTCTTTAGCTCCAGCAGCGACTTCGAGGTCTACTTCGGCATCACCCCGACCAACGCCGGCTGCACCACGGGCGACGCCTACTGCATGGCCGATGGCGAAACCCTGGCGGTCTGTGACAGCAACGGTGGCTACAACGCCTACCGCTGCACCGACGGTTGTGCGAACGACCGTTGCGGCACGCCCGACGCGCGCATCTGCGAAGATGCGGTGACGCTGACCGCCGGTCAGACCTACCGCGGCGACTTCAACGGAACCGCGTCGGTGCCCCTTGATCTTGCGGCGCAGGGCCAGTGCGACTTCGCCTCGCTCGTTGGCGAAGCCGAAGACTACGGCGACTGGATCACCCGCGTGCACGCTGTCGACGTGCGTCAGGGCGAGCTCCTGACGGCGAAGTTGCGCAGCCGCGCCGACGACTTCTTCATGTACATCACTGGCGAGTGCGGTCAGGGCACCGCGGCGTGCGAAGCGCTCTCGGATACGGGCTACAGCCCCGAGGTCAGCTACCTGGCCGACCAGGACGAGACGGTCTACGTGGTCGTCTCGCGTGCCGACGACGCCTCCAGTGGCTACTACCTGCTTGATGTCGCCACCCAGACCCCGGGCTGCACCCCCGGCACCACCCAGTGCCTGGCCGACGGCCGCACCCTGGGCACCTGCAACGATGAGGGCGTCTTTGACATCTACCCCTGCGGCGGCACCTGCTCCAATGGGGCCTGCGACCAGCCGGTGGGCGATGCCTGCTTCGACGCCATCCCCCTTGTCACCGGCCAGCCCACCACGGGCACCTTCATGGGCACCAATCAGATTGAGCCCGCCGAAGGGCAGGCTGGAGCCTGCGCGTTTGAAAACACCTTCGCCGGCCCGGAGACCGTCTACAGCATCTTCGTCCCCGCCGGTCAGGCTCTGACCGTGGAACTCGATACCCCGGTCTTCGGCGCCTACGTCTACATTCTGGGTGAGTGCGGTGAGGCCAACTCCTGCATCGCCCTGGCGCGCAACGACCGCGAGAGCACCACGACCTTTGTGGCCGACCGCGACCGCACCGTCTACGTGGTGGTCGACAAGACCGGCGCTGTGATCGACGAGCGTGAGTTCGCCCTCACCGCCGACTACCAGACCCCCGAATGCACCCCGGGTCAGCAGCGCTGCAGCGGTGACGGCACCTCGCTCCAGATTTGCAACGAGTTCAACTTCTTCGAGACCTACGCCTGCAACAGCGGCTCCTGCTCCGCGGGGCGTTGTGAGACGCCCAACGGTCAGAGCTGCCAGGACGCCCTGCCCCTGGAGCTCGACCAGTTCACCACCCTGACGCAAGGGTCGGTCAACTGGCTCGACTCGGGCGAAAGCGACTCGGGTGCCTGCTCGATCTCCGGCAGCAACCCCGTCGGTGAAGCGTACCGCTATGTCGACCTCGAAGAAGGCGATGTGCTCGACGTCGTCGTCGACCGAGCCACCAACTTCTTTATGGAGTTGATGATTCTGGAAGACTGCTTCGATTTGAACAGCTGCCAGGTCTCCGACGCCCTCTCCACCTCCAGCGGCGGCGAAGTGCGCTATGTCGCCGACCAGGCTCGCCGCGTCTACGTCGTCCTCGACGATGACTCGGAGTGGGGCTCGCAAGAGCTCTACGCCACGGTCACCCCGGCGGAGTGCTCCGAGGGTGAGCGTCGCTGCAACGCCGAGAGCGGTAACATTCAGGTCTGCAATGAGTTCGGCATCTATGAAGACGACTACCAGTGCGACGGTGCCTGCACCGAAGCCCTGACCTGTGAGACGCCGAAGGGCGACCGCTGCTTCGACGGGATTCCGCTGCCCGGTGACGGCGTGGCGGTGAGCGACAACGTCTCCGGCCTCTCCAATGAGATCGGCTTCAGCTCCGGTACTTACGGTGCCTGCACCTTCGACCACAGCGCCACCAGCGGCTACGACCGTATCTACTCGGTCCAAGCATCGGCCGGCGATGTGCTGCGGGTGAACTACAGCACCACCGACACCTCCAGCTTCTTCTACGTGCTCAGCGAGTGCGGTCAGATTGATAGCTGTTTGGCCAACGGTCACTTCCGTGCCGGTGCGAAGGATGTCTTCATCCCGATCACCGAAGACGGCACCTACTACATCGTGGCCGACCGCCAATCCTCCTCGACCACTAAGAACTACACCCTTGAGGTGGAAGTCACCCAGCCCGACTGCATCGCCACCGGTGTTACCCGCTGCACCCCGGAGGGCACCGGCGTTGAGTACTGCAACGCCTACGGCGTTTTGGAAGTCACGGAGTGCAATGGCCAATGCGTCAACGACCGCTGCGAAGCGCCCACGGGTGGAACCTGTGGCGACGCCATCACCGTGGTCCCCGGCCAGGTCTACACCGGCGACTTCAGCGGTCAGAACAACCTGGGCGCCTACAACACCGAGAGCACCGGCGTTTGTGAGTTCCCGTCGACCAACGAGACCCACGGTGCGGACACCTTCTACGAGGTCAGCCTGCGCGCCGGCGACGTGATGCTGGTGAACTTCACCTCCAACGCGTCCGAGGGCATGGCCTACCTGGTGGAAGACTGCCGCGACATCGGCACCTGCCTTGCGCAGGGCGTCTCGTCGGGTACCTCGAGCACCCCGCGCGGCTTTGAGTACATCGCCGAAGAAGACAAGACCGTCTTCATCGTGGTGGACCGCCGTGCCACGAGCACCAGCACGAGCACTTACGAGCTGAGCGTGGAGCTCACCGCGCTTAACTCCTGCACCCCGGGCACCACCGCCTGCTCGGCCGATGGAACGTCGATTGAGTACTGTGACGATCGCGGCATCGAGCGCTCCTACGCCTGTGCCGGCGGCTGTGTGGCCGGTCAGTGTTCGCCGCCGGAGGGCAACCTCTGCTTCGACGCCATTCCCGTCACCAGCGGTCAGACCCTTGACCACGACCTGGAAGGCGCCACCAACTCCTTTGAGTTCGGCGTCAACTCGGGCTGCTACCTCTCGGAGCGTTTTGAGCCGATTGGCCCGGACCGCGTCTACAGCATCGAGCTCAGCGCCGGTGACCGTCTGGATGTGGACTTTGAGGCGAGCTCGTATAACGCCGATAACATCCTGATGTACGTGCTCGACAGCTGCACGGGTCAGGTCGACAACACCTGTCGCACCGCGGCGTTCGGTAACTGGGATCTCTCCTTTGTCGCCGACCAGTCGCAGACCTACTACGTGGTCGTCGATGAGCTGCGCTCCAGCCCCTCGACCACCGTCTCGCGCACGCTGACCTTCAACGTGACGCCGGCGCAAAATGGCGAGGTCTGCCTGCCGGGTGAGTCGCGCTGCGAGGGTGGCACCGTGAGCATCTGCAACGCTGAAGGCACCGGCTTCGATACCCAGGCCACCTGTGAGTTCGGCTGCGAGCGCGACTTCTGCGCTGGCCCCGCCGAGCCCAACGACACCTGCGCCGACGCCCTGCTCATCAGCGGTCCGACGGTCATCTACGACGACTTCAGCGAGTTCGAGAACGACTACGGCGGATACTCCAACCGCTGCGGTAGCTCCTCGGCCTCCGGTCGCGACGCGGTCTACCGCCTGGAGATGGACCCGGGTCAGGTCGTGCGCGTGCGGGCTCGCTCGACGCGCAACACGGTCGAGCCTCAGGTCTCCATCGTGGAAGACTGCGAGAACATGGAGGCGTGCCTGGCCAACGATCGCAACGAGCCCGACGCCGTGGCTGAGTTCTTCTCCGCCACCGGCGGTACCTACTACGCGGTGGTCGACGGATCTTCGAGTCTTCAGGAGATGTACATCGTCGAGTTCGACTTCGACGTTGCCGATTGTTCCCCGGGTGAGCAGGTCTGCCTGGATGCGACGACCCTGGAGTACTGCACCGAGACGGGCGTCTTCGACACCATCGAATGCCCCCTGGGTTGCTCCAGTGACGCCTGCAACCTGCCGGCCAACAACACCTGCGAGGGTGCTATCGACGCCGGCGAGGGCCTGGAGCTGACGGTGGATATGGATGACTTCACCCGCAACTACGACCCCGACCTGGGCAGCGGTGTGGCCTGCACCGGTCGCCAGGGTGACGGCCCCGACATGGTCTACTATGTCGACGCCCAGAAGAACGACGTCATCAACGCCACCACCGGCAACTCCGACTTCTGGCGCGTACTGTGGATCACCACCGACTGCTCCGACCCGGCCACCATGGCCAACGAGTGTGTCGCCGGCACCAACGCACGCTTCAGCAGCGACGCCTCGCTGAGCTACCGGGTCCCCACGGCCGGTCGCTACTACATCATCGTCGACTCCTACGACTCGGTGCTCGACGAGGTCACCGGCACGCTGGACATCGACATCAGCGTCGACCGCGCGCTCTGCCAGCCGACCGAAGGTTTCTGCGATGAAAACGGCAACCTGAACTTCTGCGCCGCCGACGGTTCCGGCTTCATCACCCAGACCTGCGCCTCGGGCTGCGCCGACGGGTCCTGCACCCCGCCGGTGGGCAACGTCTGCCCCGACGCCGTTCCGCTCACCAGCGGCGTGGCGTACGTGGGTGATTTCGCCAACTACACCAACCACTTCGACCCGGGCTACGAGGGCTGCACCGGCTTCGACGCCCCCGGCGCCGACGCCGTCTTCTCCGTGCAACTCGACGCCGGCGAAACGCTCACCGCGACGGTCGAAAACGTGGCCGACGCGACCAACGACATGGCCCTCTACCTCATCAGCGATTGTGGTGATGAGCGCGCCTCCTGCCAGGCCGGCTCCGACCGTCCCGGCGAAGGCGCGGAGAGCGTGACGTTCACGGCAACCGAAGCCGGGGTTTACTACCTGGTGACGGATACCTGGATCGAAGGCGCCAGCGGTGAGTTTGAGATCACCGCGACGGTGAACTAA